The following proteins come from a genomic window of Rutidosis leptorrhynchoides isolate AG116_Rl617_1_P2 chromosome 10, CSIRO_AGI_Rlap_v1, whole genome shotgun sequence:
- the LOC139870622 gene encoding replication factor A protein 1-like → MALATQNDTVQANKRTYSYLHELQVGKEAEVKIMICHTWDTHTKYGKYLSTDFIASDQQFLLLTARNTVAHCFISRLKEGSVYSLNKFEVSPNKDDYRLLRNNKVLIQLQGSTFLKKISSEDHSGFNRHPYACIPFEDLEPNGGKYQIGTTVVTQTLTPQKGGATTLEFQLVNERHRRVRVTLWGKLGDSFLARKPAEPSQYSIILSSVCVRRDYYGETSLSSTSATLIIDDTQVPTLAAFIHKISDMDFSDYMGDSAPQRQLPPPKEGSIVDLLTMARRGKNNVAKKSVSRQDGGFWCESCEKRVPEPLARFRVQFDVRDSSAETVVVMFDETAEQLAGTTAQSLLDAQDVATCTTVLPNPLANLLNTTQVLLLKVNSYYEHGTYESFNCIKVYSDEDASEQVVTDNLDPGMFPPAVKSGTSPTVSPAATPKGVKRTIEIPTPAKELERPSRRKFIVTTSDSEDDTGAVTVT, encoded by the exons ATGGCTCTTGCAACTCAGAACGACACCGTCCAAGCTAACAAACGCACCTATTCATACCTTCATGAGCTCCAGGTTGGTAAGGAGGCGGAGGTAAAAATCATGATATGCCATACGTGGGACACGCATACCAAATACGGGAAATACCTTAGTACTGACTTCATTGCTTCGGATCAGCAG TTTTTGTTG CTAACTGCCAGGAACACTGTAGCTCACTGTTTTATTTCAAGGTTAAAAGAAGGGTCAGTTTACTCCCTGAACAAATTCGAAGTCAGCCCCAATAAGGACGATTACCGCCTCTTGAGAAATAATAAGGTCCTTATTCAGTTACAAGGCTCGACCTTCCTCAAGAAAATATCAAGTGAAGATCATTCAGGTTTTAACCGCCACCCATACGCCTGCATTCCATTTGAAGACCTGGAGCCAAATGGTGGAAAGTACCAAATAGGTACAACTGTTGTCACGCAGACCC TCACACCACAAAAAGGCGGGGCAACGACACTCGAGTTTCAGCTAGTCAATGAGAG GCATCGGCGCGTGCGTGTCACCCTTTGGGGGAAATTGGGCGACTCTTTCCTTGCTAGGAAACCCGCTGAACCATCACAGTATAGCATCATTTTATCCTCAGTTTGTGTGAGAAGGGACTACTATG GGGAGACATCTCTGTCGAGCACGTCAGCCACTTTGATCATTGACGACACTCAAGTTCCGACCCTGGCTGCATTTATCCACAAAATTAG TGACATGGATTTTTCTGATTACATGGGAGACTCGGCCCCTCAGCGCCAACTCCCACCACCAAAAGAGGGTTCCATTGTTGACCTCTTGACAATGGCCCGCAGAGGCAAAAACAATGTT GCTAAGAAGAGCGTATCGAGACAGGATGGAGGTTTTTGGTGTGAATCGTGTGAAAAAAGGGTTCCCGAGCCGCTTGCAAG GTTTCGCGTCCAGTTTGATGTCCGGGACTCGAGCGCTGAAACGGTCGTGGTCATGTTTGATGAAACAGCTGAGCAACTCGCTGGGACAACCGCTCAATCCCTCTTGGATGCGCAGGATGTG GCAACCTGCACCACCGTTTTACCCAACCCACTTGCTAATCTGCTGAATACGACCCAAGTGCTACTTTTGAAGGTCAACTCTTATTATGAACATGGAACATATGAAAGTTTTAATTGCATAAAAGTATACTCGGACGAAGATGCCTCCGAACAGGTTGTGACCGACAATTTGGATCCCGGTATGTTTCCTCCAGCTGTTAAGTCAGGGACTTCGCCAACCGTTTCGCCAGCTGCAACACCCAAAGGGGTTAAGCGAACAATTGAAATCCCCACTCCAGCAAAGGAATTGGAACGCCCTAGCCGCCGCAA GTTTATTGTGACAACCTCTGACTCAGAAGACGACACGGGTGCGGTTACAGTTACCTAG